From a single Couchioplanes caeruleus genomic region:
- a CDS encoding ABC transporter permease — protein sequence MVVGPGTVSDQAPVAPDPAGGSVPGKAIEGRSLGRIAWTRLKRDKVAMAGGYVVLFLILVAVFAPLVVKLLGDPPNEFHQNLIDVNTLAPKGGTGISGDHLFGVEPQNGRDIFSRVVYGARISLLIAFLATGLSVVIGATLGVVAGFFGGWVDALISRAMDVFLAFPLLVFSIALAGVIPDKAFGLSGDALRIAMLIFIIGFFSWPYIGRIVRGQTLSLREREFVDAARSLGARGPYIIFKELLPNLVAPILIYATLLIPTNILFEAALSFLGVGVRPPTASWGGMLSDAARFYTIWHFMFFPGMAIFITVLAFNLFGDGLRDALDPKGRR from the coding sequence ATGGTCGTTGGACCCGGCACGGTCTCTGACCAGGCTCCGGTGGCTCCGGACCCCGCCGGGGGCAGCGTCCCCGGCAAGGCGATCGAGGGCCGTTCGCTCGGCCGCATCGCCTGGACCCGGCTCAAGCGCGACAAGGTCGCCATGGCGGGCGGCTATGTCGTCCTCTTCCTGATCCTGGTCGCGGTCTTCGCCCCGTTGGTCGTCAAGCTCCTGGGCGATCCGCCGAACGAGTTCCACCAGAACCTGATCGACGTCAACACCCTGGCCCCCAAGGGCGGCACGGGCATCAGCGGCGACCATCTGTTCGGTGTCGAGCCGCAGAACGGCCGGGACATCTTCAGCCGGGTCGTCTACGGCGCCCGGATCTCGCTGCTGATCGCGTTCCTCGCGACCGGCCTGTCGGTGGTCATCGGCGCCACGCTCGGCGTGGTGGCCGGCTTCTTCGGCGGCTGGGTCGACGCGCTGATCAGCCGGGCCATGGACGTCTTCCTGGCCTTCCCGCTGCTGGTCTTCTCGATCGCGCTGGCCGGCGTCATCCCGGACAAGGCCTTCGGGCTGTCCGGGGACGCGCTGCGGATCGCCATGCTGATCTTCATCATCGGCTTCTTCAGCTGGCCCTACATCGGCCGCATCGTGCGCGGGCAGACGCTGTCGCTGCGGGAACGCGAGTTCGTCGACGCGGCGCGCAGCCTCGGTGCGCGCGGGCCGTACATCATCTTCAAGGAGCTTCTGCCCAATCTTGTAGCGCCCATCCTGATCTACGCGACGCTGCTCATCCCGACGAACATCCTGTTCGAGGCGGCGCTGTCGTTCCTCGGGGTCGGGGTCCGGCCGCCCACCGCCAGCTGGGGCGGGATGCTCTCCGACGCCGCCCGCTTCTACACGATCTGGCATTTCATGTTCTTCCCGGGCATGGCCATCTTCATCACCGTGCTGGCCTTCAACCTGTTCGGTGACGGCCTGCGCGACGCGCTCGACCCCAAGGGCCGACGCTGA